A genomic segment from Thermoanaerobacterales bacterium encodes:
- a CDS encoding FAD-binding protein, with the protein MARGRVEIEADILIIGGGTAGCLAAYEARQVGGPDLKIVILEKAFIRNSGCLSAGMNALNMYLNQGTPADYVAYARYDSCGAPIREDILLEVAAHVNETVALMEAQGLPIKKRPDGRYLNRGKWNVEVNGSLLKPITASMAAMANAIVYNRVYVTDLITADGRVTGCIGFGVRDGRYYIARARAILIAAGGCAGLWRPRGHGDAHHRIWYFPFNCGGSYALCKRAGAKMVGFEMRVVPLRTKDTYSPTGTLAIGMGAPLVNAAGEAFMREREEYLRLGGHNAPTPLRVLAFTRETEQHRGPIYFDTRLGDPKRVAGLKSQYLEMAPSIVLYWGAHDLDPRKEPVEVDVGDPNILGAHAASAGAWTIGTSHMTTVEGLFVSGDALGGAPSRFISGSWTCGRLAARNMVAYLEKNRPPFADLDPATLDSLEARVFAPLDRYGRCTFFTNGQPQEGVTPQEMEWRMQNVMEEYCGGRSRWYCVNATYLSLARKHINRLRREQLQYLVAKDLHDLQLAWDVVNRLDVCQMVIEHLDFRKETRLPGFVNRTDYPEPDDGDYDCFICSVWDSATDELIMSKEPYVQVVPGDRKKESV; encoded by the coding sequence ATGGCCAGGGGAAGAGTGGAAATCGAGGCCGATATTCTGATCATCGGCGGCGGCACGGCCGGGTGCCTGGCGGCCTATGAAGCGCGGCAGGTAGGCGGTCCGGACCTAAAGATCGTTATTCTGGAGAAGGCCTTCATCCGGAACAGCGGCTGCCTCTCGGCGGGGATGAACGCCCTGAACATGTATCTCAACCAGGGGACCCCCGCCGACTATGTCGCCTACGCCCGCTATGACAGCTGCGGGGCGCCGATCCGGGAGGACATCCTGCTTGAAGTCGCCGCTCACGTCAACGAAACCGTGGCCCTCATGGAGGCCCAGGGACTGCCGATCAAAAAGAGACCCGACGGCCGCTACCTTAACCGCGGCAAGTGGAACGTCGAGGTTAACGGTTCGCTGCTCAAACCGATCACGGCAAGCATGGCCGCCATGGCCAACGCCATCGTCTACAACCGGGTTTACGTTACCGACCTGATTACGGCGGACGGCCGGGTGACAGGCTGTATAGGCTTCGGCGTCCGTGACGGCCGGTACTATATCGCCCGGGCCCGTGCGATCCTCATCGCCGCCGGAGGCTGCGCCGGGCTGTGGCGCCCGCGCGGTCATGGGGACGCCCACCATCGTATCTGGTATTTCCCCTTCAATTGCGGCGGCAGTTACGCTTTGTGCAAGCGTGCCGGGGCGAAGATGGTCGGCTTCGAGATGCGTGTCGTGCCCCTGCGCACGAAAGATACATATTCCCCGACCGGGACACTGGCCATCGGCATGGGGGCGCCCCTGGTCAACGCGGCGGGAGAGGCCTTCATGCGCGAGCGTGAGGAGTACCTGCGGCTCGGAGGGCATAACGCGCCCACCCCTCTACGGGTGCTGGCCTTCACCCGGGAAACCGAACAACACCGCGGGCCGATCTACTTCGATACCCGCCTCGGCGACCCGAAACGTGTGGCCGGCCTGAAAAGCCAGTACCTGGAGATGGCGCCGTCCATCGTGCTCTACTGGGGAGCGCACGACCTCGACCCCCGCAAGGAACCGGTCGAGGTGGACGTCGGAGATCCAAACATCCTTGGCGCACATGCCGCGTCGGCCGGCGCCTGGACCATCGGCACGTCCCACATGACCACCGTCGAAGGGCTGTTCGTTTCCGGCGATGCCCTGGGCGGGGCGCCGTCACGCTTCATCTCCGGCAGCTGGACGTGCGGCCGCCTGGCGGCGCGAAACATGGTCGCCTATCTGGAGAAGAACCGCCCGCCTTTCGCGGACCTGGACCCCGCCACTCTCGACTCCCTGGAAGCTCGTGTCTTCGCGCCTCTGGACCGTTATGGCCGCTGCACCTTCTTTACCAACGGCCAGCCTCAGGAGGGGGTTACGCCGCAGGAAATGGAGTGGCGGATGCAGAACGTTATGGAGGAATACTGCGGCGGGCGCAGCCGCTGGTACTGTGTTAACGCAACCTACCTGTCCCTGGCCAGAAAACATATCAATCGTCTGCGCCGGGAGCAGCTACAGTACCTGGTGGCGAAGGACCTTCACGACCTGCAGCTGGCCTGGGACGTTGTCAACAGGCTTGACGTGTGCCAGATGGTCATTGAACACCTGGACTTTCGCAAAGAGACAAGGCTTCCCGGGTTTGTCAACCGCACCGATTATCCTGAGCCCGACGACGGGGATTATGACTGCTTTATCTGCTCGGTTTGGGATTCTGCGACCGATGAACTGATAATGAGCAAGGAGCCATACGTGCAGGTCGTGCCGGGGGATCGAAAGAAGGAAAGCGTATGA
- a CDS encoding 4Fe-4S dicluster domain-containing protein, protein MVFPEKCNGCQGESEPMCEQVCPGDLMTIDPASGKAICRDPGDCWDCMTCVKACARQAIVTRIQYQLGYFPARLIPLVGTNTITWTLVDCHGKVERFVMRTLTDDEEEEE, encoded by the coding sequence GTGGTTTTCCCAGAGAAGTGTAACGGTTGTCAAGGCGAAAGCGAACCTATGTGCGAGCAGGTCTGCCCCGGGGACTTGATGACCATCGATCCGGCCTCCGGGAAGGCGATATGCCGCGATCCGGGGGACTGCTGGGACTGCATGACCTGTGTGAAGGCCTGTGCGCGCCAGGCGATTGTTACCAGGATCCAGTACCAACTGGGCTATTTCCCGGCCCGGCTTATACCTCTCGTAGGGACGAACACCATCACCTGGACATTGGTCGACTGCCATGGCAAGGTGGAGCGCTTTGTCATGCGTACCCTTACCGACGACGAGGAAGAGGAGGAGTAG
- a CDS encoding universal stress protein, whose product MFEKVLLPTDGSETALRAAAYLVNLLQERPGMKVTLLNVYTIPPAFNTYDSPIPPVGLVDSIKQMAQRALDRTEAVFKEAGFSVETMAMEGDPGRDIPQFARNKGYDHIVMGSKGTGSISGLVFGSVANKVLHVAACPVIIIK is encoded by the coding sequence ATGTTCGAGAAGGTCCTACTGCCGACCGACGGTTCGGAAACCGCCCTCAGGGCCGCCGCCTATCTGGTCAACCTCCTGCAGGAACGGCCCGGAATGAAAGTAACCCTGCTCAATGTGTACACGATCCCGCCGGCGTTTAACACCTATGATTCCCCGATCCCCCCGGTAGGCCTGGTGGACAGCATCAAACAAATGGCACAGCGCGCCCTCGACAGGACCGAGGCCGTATTTAAAGAGGCGGGGTTCAGCGTGGAGACCATGGCTATGGAGGGCGATCCGGGGAGGGACATACCCCAGTTCGCCCGCAACAAAGGTTACGACCACATCGTCATGGGTTCCAAAGGGACGGGTTCCATTTCGGGTTTGGTCTTTGGGAGCGTCGCCAACAAGGTCCTGCACGTCGCCGCCTGCCCGGTGATCATCATCAAGTAA
- a CDS encoding sulfite exporter TauE/SafE family protein: MSLYLAVAGIAVNPLAVLGLAATAGTLSGLFGTGGGFLLTPLLMFLGIPPAVAAASGCNQIVASSCTGALAHKRLGNVDVKMGLIFLSGAVLGGAAGAQVVRILRGLGHYDDAVKAVYVVMLALIGAFMLRESLQARQRPSGGPGFTTSRIKGLLARLPLQTEFRVSGIRTSILFIVGLGFFAGFLAATLGVGGGFITIPVMIYLLGVPTLVAVGTGLFQIVFTGISVTFQQALTNHTVDLVLAVVLFGGAAIGAQIGARIARFFRAQQIRLFLAVAVLAVMAGMMAGLLSPPETAMTIVRAGGGH; encoded by the coding sequence GTGAGCCTTTACCTGGCGGTGGCCGGAATAGCGGTCAATCCCCTGGCGGTTCTCGGGCTGGCCGCAACGGCCGGAACCCTGTCCGGGCTTTTTGGGACCGGCGGAGGCTTTCTCCTTACGCCCCTGTTAATGTTCCTGGGCATCCCGCCGGCGGTCGCCGCGGCCTCGGGCTGTAACCAGATCGTGGCCTCTTCCTGCACCGGAGCCCTGGCACACAAGCGCCTGGGCAACGTGGATGTCAAGATGGGCCTTATCTTCCTCAGCGGGGCCGTTCTGGGAGGTGCGGCGGGCGCGCAGGTGGTGCGGATCCTGCGCGGTTTGGGTCACTATGATGACGCCGTCAAAGCGGTGTACGTGGTCATGCTGGCGCTGATCGGGGCCTTTATGCTCCGCGAGAGCCTGCAGGCGCGGCAACGCCCTTCCGGAGGGCCGGGGTTCACAACATCCCGGATAAAGGGCCTGCTGGCCCGGTTGCCCCTGCAAACCGAGTTCCGGGTCAGCGGTATCAGGACCTCCATCCTGTTTATCGTCGGGCTGGGGTTCTTCGCCGGTTTCCTGGCCGCGACGCTCGGGGTCGGCGGAGGGTTTATCACGATTCCGGTGATGATCTACCTGCTGGGCGTGCCCACCCTGGTGGCCGTCGGCACGGGCCTCTTTCAGATCGTCTTCACCGGCATCAGCGTCACCTTTCAGCAGGCGCTGACCAATCATACCGTGGACCTGGTGCTGGCCGTCGTCCTCTTCGGCGGAGCGGCCATCGGCGCACAAATCGGGGCGCGTATCGCGCGGTTCTTTCGCGCGCAGCAGATACGCCTTTTCCTGGCGGTGGCCGTCTTAGCGGTAATGGCCGGAATGATGGCCGGCCTCTTAAGCCCGCCGGAAACCGCGATGACCATCGTCCGGGCGGGAGGTGGGCACTAA
- a CDS encoding TIGR02186 family protein → MARIRLFHVIVLLMVSATLAFSPAAAEERMTLMTDAGTIEAGMGFDGCRLAIAGETPAGSQVYVKIVGPAQTSVLSRRGRKGPVWLAVEAVRVQGMPALYQVLSSNGLDLPDGVRRATGIGPDYAPLYAGARVLSGNEEHADVLPPDRSRTYLDDLVRAYEKGDLYRLIPKGIHVNGTSYAGNVYLPPEAPRGEIRLTAYAVRDGRVVAQAQRTVTVRNTWLVRLMDAAARQEPAAYGITAIIVALATGLAVAQIFRRLNGLAGKEKGLTAGQ, encoded by the coding sequence ATGGCGCGTATCCGGTTGTTCCATGTGATTGTCCTGCTGATGGTGTCGGCCACCCTGGCGTTCAGTCCGGCGGCAGCAGAAGAACGGATGACCCTGATGACGGATGCCGGGACCATCGAAGCGGGTATGGGCTTTGACGGCTGCCGCCTGGCGATTGCCGGTGAAACACCGGCCGGGAGCCAGGTGTACGTTAAGATTGTCGGCCCTGCGCAGACGTCGGTGCTGTCCCGCCGGGGGCGGAAGGGTCCTGTTTGGCTGGCGGTGGAGGCGGTACGGGTACAGGGGATGCCTGCCCTCTACCAGGTTCTCAGCTCCAACGGCTTGGACCTCCCGGACGGGGTACGGCGCGCGACCGGGATCGGGCCTGATTACGCCCCCCTGTATGCAGGGGCCCGTGTGCTGTCCGGGAACGAGGAGCATGCCGACGTTCTCCCGCCGGACCGCTCCCGGACCTATCTTGACGACCTCGTGCGGGCATACGAGAAGGGAGACCTCTACCGCCTGATCCCCAAGGGGATCCATGTCAACGGCACCAGTTACGCCGGGAACGTCTATCTGCCCCCGGAGGCGCCCCGGGGGGAAATCCGTCTTACGGCCTACGCCGTCCGGGACGGCAGGGTCGTGGCCCAGGCCCAACGGACGGTCACGGTGCGTAACACGTGGTTGGTGCGGCTGATGGATGCTGCAGCGCGACAGGAGCCCGCCGCCTACGGCATAACCGCGATCATCGTCGCCCTGGCCACAGGACTGGCGGTAGCCCAGATCTTCCGCCGGCTGAACGGTTTGGCCGGCAAAGAGAAAGGTCTCACGGCCGGACAGTAG
- a CDS encoding sigma-54 dependent transcriptional regulator: MVPRILIIDDEDHMCWALARAMRQEGYEAVTTTSGREGLALLNRDGASLVILDLKMPDISGLEVLEQVKKNQPRLPVIMITAHGTIQTAIEAMKAGAADYITKPFDLDELKIVVKKTLQVSHLLTEVSFLRSELTKEHGEMIGESPAFMDVRRLIEKVAPTDATVLITGESGTGKEVAAVAIHRASPRLDGPFVAVNCAALPEHLLESELFGHERGAFTGATARKLGRFQLADRGTIFLDEIAEMSPAMQAKLLRVIQDQTFERLGGTETLRVDIRIIAATNRNLEEAVRQGTFREDLYYRLNVIQLHLPPLRERRSDIPLLARHFLMRFRTLYRETVILPEALELLQRYHWPGNVRELQNVIERALILAQGGPIVPEHLPKELQTPRAGPPVPFELPDEGVALDEVEKQLIIQALQKSGGNQTRAAALLHITRATLLYRMQKHGLTWP, translated from the coding sequence GTGGTTCCCCGCATCCTGATTATTGACGACGAGGATCATATGTGCTGGGCCCTGGCCCGCGCCATGCGCCAGGAGGGTTATGAGGCGGTCACCACCACCAGCGGACGGGAAGGCCTGGCTCTTCTCAACCGGGACGGGGCCTCGCTGGTCATCCTCGACCTGAAAATGCCGGATATCTCGGGCCTGGAGGTCCTGGAGCAAGTAAAAAAGAACCAGCCGCGCCTGCCGGTCATTATGATCACCGCCCACGGAACCATCCAGACGGCCATTGAGGCCATGAAGGCGGGGGCCGCCGACTACATCACCAAGCCCTTCGATCTGGACGAGTTAAAGATCGTCGTTAAGAAGACCCTCCAGGTTTCCCACCTTTTGACCGAAGTCAGTTTCCTGCGCTCGGAACTGACCAAGGAACACGGCGAGATGATCGGTGAGAGCCCGGCCTTTATGGATGTCCGCCGCCTGATCGAGAAGGTGGCCCCCACCGACGCCACCGTTTTGATCACCGGCGAGAGCGGCACCGGCAAAGAGGTGGCGGCGGTGGCCATACACCGCGCCAGCCCCCGGCTTGACGGCCCCTTCGTCGCCGTCAACTGCGCCGCTCTGCCCGAGCATCTCCTGGAATCGGAGCTTTTCGGGCACGAGCGGGGCGCCTTTACCGGCGCCACGGCCCGCAAGCTGGGGCGCTTCCAGCTTGCCGACCGCGGAACCATCTTCCTGGATGAAATCGCCGAGATGTCCCCGGCGATGCAGGCCAAGCTGTTGCGGGTGATTCAGGACCAGACCTTCGAACGTCTGGGTGGTACCGAGACCCTGCGCGTCGACATCAGGATTATCGCCGCCACCAACCGTAACCTGGAAGAAGCCGTCCGCCAGGGCACCTTCCGGGAAGACCTCTATTACCGCCTTAACGTTATCCAGCTCCATCTGCCGCCGCTGCGGGAGCGGCGGTCCGATATCCCGCTCCTGGCACGACATTTCCTGATGCGCTTCCGTACCCTGTACCGTGAAACGGTGATCCTGCCCGAAGCGCTGGAGCTTCTGCAGCGCTACCACTGGCCCGGTAATGTCCGCGAGCTGCAGAACGTCATCGAGCGCGCCCTGATCCTCGCCCAGGGCGGGCCTATCGTCCCCGAACACCTGCCCAAGGAACTGCAAACGCCCAGGGCCGGCCCACCGGTACCGTTCGAACTGCCCGACGAGGGCGTAGCCCTGGACGAAGTGGAGAAGCAGCTCATCATTCAGGCCCTGCAAAAAAGTGGCGGCAACCAGACACGGGCCGCCGCCTTACTGCACATTACAAGAGCCACTCTTCTGTACCGGATGCAGAAACACGGTTTGACATGGCCCTAA
- a CDS encoding ATP-binding protein, with translation MPLFALRRRLSFQIPLIIGAILVVPILVMLYDLAFASKTDEITLVNKEERLATIVRILATDLGERIEGQVRDLPASSQAAVLSENFTAVASPLAREHPGVRLGLYVPASDQIFAEGFLHEYRRLTPTEEREREQRIYREASSGITAVLGSGEPLARLAGNPDDQFFEHLVPLYDGGKLVAVVWAEERLNPIFTQSRNFRMVTRYFSLFSFFLGAVGTLFVVNNFVRRVGQIRSGLEHMERNIHVRLPAMPGEMGQISLAINKMASALEEKERLEERLRRAENLAALGRLVTGLAHELRNPIGIIKATVQVMEKDPGVAGVEEYAAVVKEQVNRQNRVLTELLEFGRPSRGVILRLNPADLLRSVLTFTESLFRQNRVALELHAPADLPAIQGDGEKLKQVFVNLVLNAVQAMPDGGTLRVVACGDREWVSISFQDTGRGIHAVDIGHIFDPYYTTRDGGHGLGLAISHQIIEMHGGRIEVESEPGKGATFTVVLPVAGEESPERGEAGGGSPHPDY, from the coding sequence ATGCCCCTTTTCGCACTCCGCCGCCGGCTGAGCTTCCAGATCCCGCTCATCATCGGCGCCATCCTGGTGGTGCCGATCCTGGTCATGCTTTACGACCTGGCCTTCGCCAGCAAAACCGACGAGATCACCCTGGTCAACAAGGAGGAGCGGCTGGCCACCATCGTCCGGATCCTGGCCACCGACCTCGGGGAGCGAATCGAAGGACAGGTGCGGGACCTCCCGGCCTCCAGCCAGGCGGCCGTCCTGAGCGAGAACTTCACGGCGGTCGCCTCCCCTCTGGCCCGCGAACACCCCGGCGTACGGCTGGGGCTGTATGTACCTGCCAGCGACCAGATCTTCGCCGAAGGCTTTCTCCACGAATACCGGCGTCTGACACCCACAGAAGAGCGGGAGCGGGAACAGCGCATCTACCGCGAAGCGTCCTCCGGCATCACCGCCGTACTCGGCAGCGGAGAGCCCCTCGCCCGCCTGGCCGGCAACCCGGACGACCAGTTCTTTGAGCACCTGGTGCCCCTCTACGACGGAGGGAAGCTGGTGGCCGTCGTATGGGCCGAGGAACGCCTGAATCCCATCTTCACTCAAAGCCGCAATTTCCGCATGGTCACCCGCTACTTCAGTCTTTTCAGCTTCTTCCTCGGCGCCGTGGGCACCCTCTTCGTGGTCAACAACTTTGTCCGAAGAGTCGGCCAAATCCGCAGCGGGCTGGAGCACATGGAACGCAATATCCATGTCCGCCTCCCCGCCATGCCCGGAGAGATGGGCCAGATCAGCCTGGCCATCAACAAGATGGCCTCGGCCCTGGAGGAAAAGGAACGGCTGGAGGAACGCCTGCGCCGCGCCGAGAACCTGGCCGCCCTGGGCCGGCTGGTGACCGGCCTGGCCCACGAGCTGCGCAACCCCATCGGGATCATCAAGGCCACCGTCCAGGTCATGGAGAAGGATCCGGGCGTCGCCGGGGTTGAAGAGTACGCGGCGGTCGTAAAGGAGCAGGTTAACCGCCAGAACCGGGTACTCACCGAACTCCTGGAATTCGGGCGGCCGAGCCGCGGCGTGATCTTACGCCTGAACCCGGCGGACCTGCTGCGGTCGGTTCTCACCTTTACCGAATCCCTCTTCCGGCAGAACCGGGTTGCCCTGGAACTTCACGCCCCCGCCGATCTGCCCGCCATCCAGGGGGACGGAGAGAAGTTGAAACAGGTCTTTGTTAACCTGGTTCTGAATGCCGTGCAGGCGATGCCCGACGGCGGTACCCTCAGGGTGGTCGCCTGCGGCGATAGAGAGTGGGTCTCCATCTCCTTCCAGGACACCGGTAGGGGCATCCACGCCGTCGATATCGGGCATATTTTCGATCCCTATTACACGACCCGGGACGGAGGTCACGGCCTGGGTCTGGCCATCAGCCACCAGATCATCGAGATGCACGGGGGGCGGATCGAGGTGGAGAGCGAACCCGGGAAAGGAGCGACATTCACCGTCGTCCTGCCGGTGGCTGGCGAGGAGTCGCCCGAAAGAGGTGAGGCGGGCGGTGGTTCCCCGCATCCTGATTATTGA